The Candidatus Roseilinea sp. sequence AGCCGCCGCCATGACTGCGAGGGTGACGAGCGACACGGCAGCCCGACCGACCGTCAAGAGCCGACTGCGGCGCGGGAAGAAGCGCTGCAGCGAATCGGGCGCAAAAGCGGCGCGGCGGCGTTAGGCGGCGGATCGGCTCAACGCGCTCATCGGGCAGCCATGGCCGGTTGATCGCGTCGTTGACGCCGGCGAAGGCCGCCAGGCCGACCTCGCGCGCGGCCATGCGCTGCGCGCGGTCGGGGTGGACGACCGCGACTTCGACGCCGTAGTCCCGCGCGGCGCGGCGCACATGCGCAAAGTCCAGCTCGCGCCAGCGCATGCCTTCGGGCATGACCAGGACGACGCGATCCGCGTCGGCCCATTCAATGCGATCGCACGCGCCGGGGGCGTCATCGGCGGGGTCGAGCGTGACGATGCGTCCGATCATCATGAGCGAGGCTTCGCCCGGACGAACGGGCTAGGCGAGAGTCAGGTCGGCCAGCAGCCGGCGCGCTCGATCGAGCGCCTCGCCTAGCTTGCCGGGGTCTTTGCCACCGGCCTGCGCGAGTGTGGGTCGGCCACCGCCGCCGCCGCCGACGATCGGGGCAATTTCACGGATGAGCTTGCCGGCGTCCAAGCCTTTCTTCGTCAAATCCGGCGTGACCGAGACGAGCAGCGACGGTTTTTCGCCGATGATCGCGCCAAGCACGACCCACGCCGCTATGATACTTCTCGCGATACCAATCGCTCATCTCGCGCATCAACTCGGGCGTATCCGCTTGCACCTGCGCGACGAGCACGCGCGCCCCGTTGCGCACCTCGCCTGCGCCATCTGCTCGGCAAAGCGCGCGCGGGCCAGCTCGCGCTGCACCTGCTCCAGGCGCTTCTGCGCCTTGTGAAGTTGGGCGACGAGCTTGCCGACTTGCTCGGCCAGATGATCGGGCGCAGCGCCCAGCGCGCGCGCCGCCTCGCTCAACTGGTGCGCCTGTCGGCGGGCATATTCGAGCGCGCCGCGCCCGGTGAGCGCTTCGATGCGGCGCACGCCGGCGCTCACCGCGCTTTCGCTGACGATGATCGCGCTGCCGATTTCGCCGGTCATGTGCACATGCGTGCCGCCGCACAATTCCATGCTCCAGGGTTGTTCGCCATCGCCGCCGATGCTCACCACGCGCACTACGTCGCCGTATTTCTCGCTGAAGAAGGCCAGCGCGCCGGCGGCGATGGCCTGTGCATAGGGCATCGAGCGGGCCGTCACCGGCAGGTTGCTCAGGATGGCGTCGTTGAGCATGTCGGCAACCTGATCGAGTTCGTCCCTGGTCAGCGGTGCGTTGTGCGAGAAGTCGAAGCGCAGACGGTCCGGCGCGACTAGCGAGCCTTGCTGGCTGACGTGATGGCCGAGAACCGCGCGCAGGCTGGCCTGCAGCAGGTGTGTGGCCGTGTGGTTGCGCATGATGGCCCAACGGCGCGCTGCATCTACTTGAGCGGTGCACAAGGTCGCCGACGGTCGGCTCGCCCCACTCCACCTGACCCACATGCACGATCAACTCCGGCGATGGCCGACGCGCGTCTTTGACGGCGACGCACCAGGCCGGCTCCGCTTCCGTGTGTGGGTCGGTGCGCGCGCAGATCAGGCCAGTGTCGCTGACCTGGCCGCCGCCCCTCGACGTAGAACGGCGTCGCGCGAAGGATGACTTCCACCGTTTCGCCCTTCACAGCGCGATCGGTCATCTCGCCGTCGCGCAGGATGGCGAGCACCTCAGTATCACGAGCCAGCTCGCCGTATGGGTCATAGGTCACGCCGCCTTCGGGCAGCTTGCCGTCGGCGCGCAACGTCTCGAACGCTTCGCGATAGGCGCGCGCTGCGTCGTAATCGCCGGCGAACTTCTCCTGGCCGGCCGCGCGGGCGATTTCTTTAGCTCGTTCGCGCGCTGCTTGAAAGCCGGCTTCGTCCACCACCAGGCCGCGTTCTCTGGCCACGTCGCGCGTGATCTCGAACGGCAGGCCATAGGTGTCGTAGAGGCGAAAGGCGACGTCGCCGGGGATGGTGGGGGATCGGAGATTGCAGATTTCTTGCTCGAGCCGCTCCAGCCCCTGGTCGAGCGTGCGCGCGAAGCGCTCCTCTTCGGTCTGGATGGTGCGCAAGATGTGGTCGCGGCGGTTGACCAGCTCGGTGTAGTAGCCGCCCATCTTTTCGATGACTGCTTCGGCGACCTGATACAGGAACGGCCCATGCAAGCCGAGCTGTCGCCCGAAGCGCATGGCGCGGCGCATGACCATGCGCAGCACGTAGTTGCGACCCTCGTTGCCGGGCAGCACGCCATCGCCGATCAGGAAGGCCGCTGCGCGGGTGTGATCGGCAATGACGCGGTAGGCGACGATGTGCTCGCGGCGTTGCGCGTCGGTCTGGCGCGCCAGCATCTGCACGCGGTCCATCAGCGGCAGGAACAAGTCGCTGTCGTAGTTGCTCTCGCCGCCCTGCAGCAGGCGCACCAGGCGCTCGAAGCCCATGCCGGTATCCACGCCGGGCTTGGGCAGCGGGGTGAGCTTGCCGCTCTCGTCGCGGTCGAACTGCATGAACACCAGGTTCCACACCTCGACCGTGGTCTCGTTCGGGTCGTCATCGTTGTTGACCCAGCGGGCGTCGTTGTCTTCGAGTTTGCCGGTGAAGTAGTGGATCTCGCTGTTCGGTCCGCACGGGCCGGTCGGCCCCATGCTCCAAAAGTTATCCTTCTCGCCGAAGCGCAAGATGCGCGACGCCTGGATGCCGACTTTCTGCCAGAGGGCGTATGATTCATCGTCGTCCTCGTAGATGGTGAACCATAGCCGTTCGCGCGCGAAGCCGTATTCGCGCTCCAGCAGCTCCAGGGCGAACTTCATGGCGTCTTCCTTGAAGTAATCGCCGAACGAGAAGTTGCCCAACATCTCGAAGAAGGTATGGTGGCGCCGGCTCGGCCCGACGTTCTCCAGGTCGTTGTGCTTGCCGCTCACGCGCATGACTTTTTGGGCGGTCACGGCGCGGGTGTAGTCGCGCTTCTCCAGGCCGAGGAACACGTTCTTGAATTGGTTCATCCCGGCATTGGTGAAGAGTATGGTTTTGTCGCCGTACGGGATGAGCGACGACGACGGCACATGGCGGTGGCCGTTGCGCACAAAGTAGTCTATGAACGTCTGGCGAACCTGATGACTGAGCATGCAACTGAATTATAAGGACGAACCTAAGCGCTTTGTGCGGGGCAGGCGTTCGCTGCGCTCGTGCGATATACTTCAAATCACCTTGATCTCCCGAAGCACCGCGCGCGCGATCCTCGTCGGGCTCACGATCAGCCTGATCGTCGGCCTCATCACCGTCGCCGGCTCGGCGTTAGCGCCCTTCCTCATCGGCAGTGTGCTGGTGTATCTGTTGCTGCCGGCTGTCAACGCCTTGGAGCGGTGGATGCCGCGCTGGGCGGCCATTTTGTTGCTCTATGTCGTAGGGCTGCTTGTCGTGATCACGCTCCTGATTCTGCTGGTGCCGTCGCTGATCAGCCAGACCATCCGCCTCACCATCAACGTTGCTCGGCCGGATCAGTTGGAGCAGCTCGTCGCGCAAATCGTGGTCTGGTATCAGACCAACGTCCCAGGAGAATTTCAATCTCCGCTCGAACAGATTCTGCGCGCCAGCCTGCCCGGCATTCAAGCCAACCTGAGCACGCTGGCCACGACGACCGCGACCTTCCTGCTGGGGCAAATCCGGCAGGTCTTTAGCTGGTTGTCTTTTGTCGTCGGCCTGCTGATCGTGCCGATTTGGGCCTTCTATGTGCTGAACGACGTGCGCAAGGTGCGCCTGTTCATCAACCGTCAATTGCACTATCGCATCCGCGCGGACTTTTGGAACGTGTGGAGCATCCTCGACCGCGCGCTCAGCGCCTACATTCGCGGTCAGCTCCTCTTGGCGTTGATCATCGGCATCGCCGCCGCCGTCAGCCTCCTCGTGATTAACTTGGTGCCGGGCATGAAGGTGGATTACATTTTGCCGCTGGCGCTATGGGCCGGCATTGCCGAGCTGGTGCCGATGATCGGCGCGACGCTTGGCGCGATCCCGGCGGTCATCGTCACCCTGTTCGTCGGGGGCTTGCCCTCAGCCCTGGCGGTGCTCATCGCGTTCACCATCATCCAACTGGTCGAGAACAACCTACTGGTGCCTCGCGTGATCGGCGATAGCGTCGGCGTGCACCCGGCCATCCTGATCATCATGTTGGTGATCTTCGGCAAGCTGTTCGGGTTGCTCGGCGTCATCGTGGCGGCGCCCGCCACCGCCGCCGCGCGCGATCTTTACCGCTACGCTTACCATCGGTTAAGCAACCGCTCGCCTGCCGAAGCGCGCGCCCTCGTCCTATCGCCGGCCAGGCCGGTGGCGCGGCCGGACCGCCAGCCGGCCGCCGCAGCCTTCATGCGCGAGCGGCCACTGCTGTAACGCGCGGTCGCCAGGCAAGCGTGATACCATCCACGTCGCGATGTGGTTCTTTCGCGCCCCTACCCTCGTTCACGGCGAAGACGCGCTGCAACACCTCGGCGAGTTACAAGGCAATCGCGCCTTCATCGTCACCGACCCCGTTATCCGACAGGCCGGCCTGCTGGAACCCGTACGGGATGCGCTGGCCGCGACAGGCATGCAACTTGCGACGCACGACGACGTCGAGCCGGAACCCTCCCTGGCGACCATCCAACGCGGCGCGCAGGTCATGCGACAGTTGGCACCTGATTGGATCGTCGCCGTCGGCGGCGGCAGCGCTATAGACGCCGCCAAGGCGATGTGGGTGTGCTACGAAAATCCCGAAATTGACCTGGAGGCGCTCAGCCCGCTGGAGCCGATCGCGCTGCGCCGCAAGGCGCGCCTGGTCGCCATTCCCACCACCGCCGGCACGGGCAGCGAGGCGACATGGGCTTTCGTCATCACCCTCCCCGGCGACCCACCGCGCAAACTGGGCAGCGGCCATCCGCTGGCTGTGCCCGACCTGGCCATTGTGGATCCGCGCATGACGCGCACCGCCCCACCCCGCGTCGTAGCCGATAGCGGCATGGACGCGCTCACCCAGGCCATCGAGGGCTATCTCTCCACCTGGGCGAACGACTACACCGATGGACTATGCCTCGTCGCCACCCGACTGGCGCTGGACCACTTGGCGCGCGCGTATCGCAACCCCAACGACGCAGCCGCGCGAGAGAAGATGGCCAACTGCGCCGCCATCGGCGGGCTGGGCTACATCAACAGCATGGTCGGGCTGGCGCACTCGATGGGGCACGCGCTCGGCGCGATCTTCCACCTGCCGCACGGTCGCGCCGTCGGGTTGTGCCTGCCCTACGTCATCGCCTTCTACGCCAGCCCGGCGCGCCCGGCCGAGGTGAAAACGCGTTTCGTCGAGTTGGCGCGCTTTTGCGGGCTGCGCGGCAACGACGAGCCGTCTGCTGCGCAGGCGCTGATCGAGCGCATCCGCGCCGTGGCTGCCGAGATCGGCCAGCCGCAGACCATCGCCGAGGCCGGGATTGCAGCGGCAGATTTCGAGCGCCGGCTCGATGCGCTGGTGGACAACGCGATGAACGACACGGTGATCTTCGCCTCGCCGCGTCAGCCATCGGCAGACGAGCTGCGCGCGCTCTTCGAGTGCGCCTTTCACGGCAGGCCGGTCGAATTTTGATTGACGCAGACGATGCGCATCGCGCTGATCAGCTTTCACACCTCGCCGCTGGCGACGCTGGGCGGCAAGGACACCGGCGGCATGAACGTGTTCGTGCGCGAGGTCGCGCGCGAACTCGGCCGGCGCGGCATAGCCACCGACGTGTTTACCCGCAGCCAGAGCGCACAGTCGCTGCGCATTGACCCGCGCCTCGGCCCGCACGTGCGCGTGATCAACGTGCCGGCCGGGCCCGAGGCGCCTGCGCCCAAGGATAGCCTGCATCAGTTCGTCCCCGCCTTTACGGAATGGATCTGCCGCTTCGCACACGAAGAATCGCGCCGGCGCAACGCCTACGATGCGATTCACGCGCACTACTGGCTCTCCGGCCTCGTCGCCGAGGCGCTGCGCGCCTGTTGGGGCGTGAAGTTCGCCATCACCTTCCACACGCTGGCCGAGCTGAAGAACCAGATCGCACCGCGCGACCAGGAGCGGGAGAGCGAAATTCGGTTGCGCAGCGAATGCCACCTGTGCAGCGTGGCCGACCGCATCACGGCCAACACCAGCGTCGAGAAGCAACAACTCGTGCGCTTCTACGGCGCCGGCTCCTCGCGCATCCGCATCGTCCCGCCCGGCGTAGACCTCTCACGTTTCCATCCGATCGAACAAAGCTACGCCAAATCGGTTGTCGGTATCCCACCTTCGCATCGCATGATCCTGTTCGCCGGACGAATCGAGCGACTGAAGGGCATAGACACGCTGTTCAAGGCCATGGCGCTGTTGAAGGCCAAGCGCGACGACTGGGACTGGGACCGCCTGTGCGTGGTTGTCATCGGCGGCGATCCCAGCGCCGCCGGCCAGCGCGAGAACGAGGAGATGGCTCGCCTGCACGAGCTACGCGACGCACTCGGCCTGGGCGAGCTGGTGGTCTTCCTGGGCGCGCGCGATCAAGACGTTCTGCAGTATTACTACGCCGCCGCCGAGATGCTGGTGATTCCGTCTCATTACGAGTCGTTCGGCATGGTCGCGCTCGAGGCGATGGCTTGCGGCACGCCGGTGATCGCATCGGACGTGGGCGGGCTGAGTGTGCTGGTGCAACACAACCGGACCGGCCTGCGGGTGAAGGTGAACGACCCGGCAGAATTAGCCCGCGCCATCGAGAAGCTCATGGATGACGACGTTCACCGCCGGCGCATGGGCCACGCCGCCTCATGTTACGCCGAGGCCTACGCCTGGCCGAAGGTCGTGGAGAAGTTGCTGGGGGTGTATCGGGAGCTGGCGGAGATGGGCGGCCGCTGACCCCTTGCGAGAGAGACGATGCGCCCTCCACGCTCCCGATTCAACTGCAATTACAATCCGGCCATGCCAATCCGCGGAATCAGCTACGTCGCCATATGGTCGAAGGACCTGGCGGCCAACCGGCATGTCTTCGCGAACGTGCTGGAACTGCCCATCGCTTACGAAGATGAGCACATCGTCGTGTTCGAGACCGACGGTGCTCAACTGGTATTGCAGCGCGCAACCGGCGCCGATGCGCACCTCGACGGCACAATTCAATTCGGCTTCGACGTCACCGACCTGGAAACGCTCACGCGCGCTTTAGTCGAGGCGGGGCAGACCATCGAGCTGGATCGGGAAGACCTGGGCATGAAGCAACACGTCACCGTCCTGCGCCTGCCCTCCGGCCAATCGGTCGAATTCATCGGCGAGTAACCCGACCCTGCGCCCGGCTTAATCCCGCAGGATGCGCTCCAGGTCGGCGCGCGTCAGGCGATAGGGATGCCAACCCTGCAGGCGCGTCGCCCCCATGCGTTCGTAGAATTCGATCGCGGGCGTGTTCCAGTGCAACACTTGCCACTCCATCCGTCCGCACCCCGCATCGCACGCCACTTGGGCGCAGTGCTTGAACAACGCAGCGCCGATCCGCTGCGAGCGGTATTCGGGCAGCACAAAGATATCCTCGAGATAGAGCGATGGCAGGGCCAGGAAAGTCGAGTAGGTGAAGAACGTGATCGCGTAACCTACCGGCCGGCCATCCACCTCGGCCAGCCAGGCGTCGAACCGCGGCGACTCGCCGAACGCATCGCGCTTCAGCCGTTGGCGCGCCGCTTCGTCCGGGCGCGGCAGCCGCTCATAATCGGCCAATGCGCAGATTAGCTCACACAACACGTCGCCATCCACCGGCGTGGCTTTGCGAATCTTCACCGTAGCCCGCCCTTTGTGCATGGATGCAGACACCGACCGAGTCATCTCACACGCCCTCCATCGCAAAAGCCGCAGCGCCGTGGCTGCGGTGAAGTTTCGTCGAGATTGTATCCGAGGGGTATGATACAGTCGCGCATGATGACGAAGAAGACGAAGCGTCTTTTGGCTTGCTTCCTGGCCTGCGCGTGGACGCTCACTGCATGCGCCGCCCTGCCCCGCATAGACCTGAACGATCTCGTCGGCGTTGGCGAGATCGCACGCCTGGCAGCCACGCCGGCCGTGGTCACGCCGGGGATCGCGCCCACCGCTGCGCCGCCGACGGTCTCGACGGCGATGCGCGTCAAACAGCGGTTGAAAATTCGCGCCGGCATTCGCTACGATGCGCCGCCGCTATCGCGCGTGAATGCCGATGGCGAACTGGAAGGCCTGGATGTGGATTTGGCGCGCGAATTCGCCCGGCGCTGGCTCGGCAGCGAACGCAACGTCGAATTCGTGCAGGTCACGTCGCAATCGGCGCCCAGCAAGGTGAAGAACCGCGAGGTGGACCTGGCGTTCGGCGGCCTGATCCACACCCGAGCGGCCGAAGCGGAAGTGGACTTCGGTCTGACGTATCTTTACGATGGCGAGGCGTTGCTGGTGCGAGCCGGCGAGTTCGCCGACTTCCCGAGCCTGGCCCGGCGCACGGTCACCTATATAGACTTCCCCACGGCCGTGGCGCTTGGCGATGCGCAAAGCACGGCAAACATCACCGTGTCGCTGCAGTCGCGCAACTCATACCGCGCCGCGGTCAACGACTTGCTGGCCGGCGCGACCGATGCGGTGGCCGGCCGGTGGCGGCGGCTGCGCGCCACAGCCGCCGGCGATCCGGCGCTGGCCATCGCTGCCGTGTTCACCGTTGAACCGGTCGCCATCATGTTGCCCCACAACGACTCAGATTGGGCCGATCTGGTCAACCTGACGCTGACTGCGATCATCGCCGACGGCACCTTCGGCGCGCTCCATCAGAAGTGGTTCGGCGCGCCGCCAGACCCGATCCAGACAATCGCCCAACCTGTGGTGCCGCAACTGGTCAGCCTGCCGGATTCGATCACGCTGCGCGATACGCTGAGCGTGATCCGCCAATCCGGCGTCGTGCGTGTCGGCTTTGACCCGCAAGCGGCGCCGTTCTCGGTGGCCAACGCAAACGGCGAGCCAGCGGGCTATGAAGTTGAACTTGTGCGCGAGATGGCGCGCCGCTGGTTCGGCAACGCGGCGCAGGCGCAATTCACGCCGCTGCCGGCGGATCAGTTGGCCATAGCGCTCGCCGACAAAAGGGTCGAGATGGCCATCGGCGGCATCCGGCGCACCGGCGCGAACGAGCGCATCATGGACTTCAGCATGACCACGTTCGTATTGGCCGGCACGCCGTTGGCGATCGCCCTGCCCACCAATGACTCAGCGTGGAGAGACTTGGTGAACTTGACGTTGCAAGACATGCGGGCCGACGGCCGATACGCCCGCATCTTCGCCCGGTGGTTCCCCGATCAGCCCCTCAACGAGATCACGCCCTGGCCGGGCAGCGAGCCGAGCATCGAATCGCTGCTGGCCGGCACCTGACTCATCCTCGTTCGGGTCGTCGCTCCTGGCCCGCGGTGAATAGATCCAACCGTTCGACCAGGCCGCCGGTTTGTTCGCAATCGGCGCAGCGGCCTGCTGCGCACAGCGTCACACCTTCTCCACGACCAACAGATGCGACAGCCCGAAAACGCGCAACGGCGACGATTCGAACCGATGCGCCGCCGCCCGCAAGGCTCGGCCGGCGAGGCCGGCGCGCGCGACGATGTTATCGAAGCCCGGATACACCTGTGTGTGTAAGACCAGGCGCACAGGCGCGCCATCGAACAGCGCACGCAGTTGTCGCGACGTATAGGCACGCACGTGGGGCGCAAGCGCGTTGCGGATCACGTCCGGCAGCCAGTTGACCAACGGCTTGTTGCCGAAATGATATTGGCCGCGCCAATAGATGCCATGCGTCTCAAAGGGATACAGCCGGTTGGGCGCAAAGATCACCGCCCGACCGCCAGGGCGCAACACGCGCGCCATTTCGCGACAAGCGGCGCGGTCATCCACCACGTGTTCGAGCACCTCATTGCTGAACACCACATCGAACGCGTTATCGGCAAACGGCAGCCGCTCGGCCGCGGCCGCCAGCAACCCCGTCATCCCCGCCGCGCGCCCGGTCCGCAGCCGCTCGATTTCGATATCAAAGCCGAACACGTGCGGCGTGTAGCGGCGGATCTCGCGCATATAGAGGCCGATGCCACAACCGAACTCCAGCACGCGCTTGCCGGCTAACGGCGCTGCGGCATTCAGCATGGCCAACCGGCGCTCCTGACCCGCGCGCCACACGAACGACGGGTTGCCGCGCTCGGCAGCTTTCGCGGTCAAGGCGCGCAAGGCATCAGACGGTTCGCTCATCGGCGTCCGAGGATTGTAACGGCGCTTCGGCCCAACAGGGCAGGGGCGATCTCCTGCCGTCCTATAATCCGCCCACAATGCACATCTCCCTAGACGGCAAAATCGTCGCCATCGCCGGCGCGACCGGCGGCCTCGGCCCAACAGTCGCCGCGGCATTCGCGAGCGCCGGCGCGACGCTGTCGCTGGTTGATCGAGACGCCTCTCAGCTTGACGCGCTCATTGCGTTGCTCGGCGCGCCGCCGGAGAAGCACCATCGAGCCACGGTAGACCTGGTGGACGCGGAACAGACGCGCGCATGGGCGGAGCAAATCCGGCAGCGATACGGGCGCGTGGACGCCGTGCTCCACCTTGTTGGCGGCTATCGTGGCGGGCAAAAGATTGCTCATTTCCCCGACGACGACTGGGCGCTGCTGAAGCAACTCTTGATCGAGACGACGTGGAACGTCATGCGCGCCTTTGTCGAACCGCTCAAAGCCAGCGGTGGCCGCTTCATCCTGGTATCCTCGCCCCAGGCCCAAAAGCCCTCGCACGCGAACGCCGCCTATGCCGCCTGCAAGGCGGCCGGCGAGACGCTGATCCTGGCCCTGGCCGATGAATTCCGGGGCACGGGCGCGACTGCCAATATTATCGTCGTCAACGCCATCCTCACGCCGCGGATGCGCACGGAAAAGCCCGACGCCGACTATGCACAGTTCACCGCCGCCGAGGACATCGCCAGCGCGATGTTGTATCTGTGCTCCGATGCCGCAGCCAACATGAACGGCCAACGCCTCTCGCTCTTCGGCGCCCGATGAAGTTCCTCGACCGCGTGAGGTTGCTCGTCCGCTCGACCGTCGGCGGCGCCCTCGGCGCTGGCCCGTTGCACGCCTCATCCAACCGCCGCTGCGATAGGTTGTTGGACGAGGCGCGATTACAACTGGAGACCCTGCAAGAGGGGCTGGCCGAAGCAGAAAAGCGCGGAGATAGGGCGCGGGCCGGCCGGCTGAGGGATGAGATCGCCGAACTACGGCGCTTGTGCGATGCAGCGGAGGCTCGTCGGCGAGGCGCGCAGCCACAGCCGCATGCGTCTCCGGCGCCCCAGCCATCGCTAGCGCCGAGCGCGACTCAGGCCGAGGCAGGCGAGGCGACGCCGGATGCGCAGCTCGACGAGACGCGGATCGCCGATTGGCTTCGCAAGCAGCGCGCAGGGCGATGAACGATCAGTCTATGCGATACCCTACCCCGCGCACGGTCTGCAAGTGCACAGGGTGAGAGGGGTCTTTTTCGATCTTCTCGCGCAGCCAGCGCACATGCACATCCACCGTGCGCATGTCGCCTTCAAAGTCGTAGCCCCACACCTGCGTAATGAGAAATTCGCGCGAGAGCACGGCGCCTTTATTGCGCATGAGCGTGGCGAGTAGCTCGAACTCCTTGTGACTGAGCTTGATCTCCTTATCGCCCAGGAAGACGCGCCGCGAGACCAGGTCCAGTTGCACGTCGCCGGCCCGCAACAGGCTCTCCATGCGCTTGGGTGTGCGCCGCAAGGCGGCTCGGATGCGCGCAGTCAGCTCGGGCAAGCTGAACGGCTTCACCACGTAATCGTCGGCGCCGTTATCCAACCCGATCACGCGGTCGATCTCGCCGGCGCGCGCGGTCAGCAGGATGATCGCCATGTTCGACTC is a genomic window containing:
- a CDS encoding hypothetical protein (possible pseudo, frameshifted), which encodes MRNGHRHVPSSSLIPYGDKTILFTNAGMNQFKNVFLGLEKRDYTRAVTAQKVMRVSGKHNDLENVGPSRRHHTFFEMLGNFSFGDYFKEDAMKFALELLEREYGFARERLWFTIYEDDDESYALWQKVGIQASRILRFGEKDNFWSMGPTGPCGPNSEIHYFTGKLEDNDARWVNNDDDPNETTVEVWNLVFMQFDRDESGKLTPLPKPGVDTGMGFERLVRLLQGGESNYDSDLFLPLMDRVQMLARQTDAQRREHIVAYRVIADHTRAAAFLIGDGVLPGNEGRNYVLRMVMRRAMRFGRQLGLHGPFLYQVAEAVIEKMGGYYTELVNRRDHILRTIQTEEERFARTLDQGLERLEQEICNLRSPTIPGDVAFRLYDTYGLPFEITRDVARERGLVVDEAGFQAARERAKEIARAAGQEKFAGDYDAARAYREAFETLRADGKLPEGGVTYDPYGELARDTEVLAILRDGEMTDRAVKGETVEVILRATPFYVEGRRPGQRHWPDLRAHRPTHGSGAGLVRRRQRRASAIAGVDRACGSGGVGRADRRRPCAPLK
- a CDS encoding glycosyl transferase family 1, yielding MRIALISFHTSPLATLGGKDTGGMNVFVREVARELGRRGIATDVFTRSQSAQSLRIDPRLGPHVRVINVPAGPEAPAPKDSLHQFVPAFTEWICRFAHEESRRRNAYDAIHAHYWLSGLVAEALRACWGVKFAITFHTLAELKNQIAPRDQERESEIRLRSECHLCSVADRITANTSVEKQQLVRFYGAGSSRIRIVPPGVDLSRFHPIEQSYAKSVVGIPPSHRMILFAGRIERLKGIDTLFKAMALLKAKRDDWDWDRLCVVVIGGDPSAAGQRENEEMARLHELRDALGLGELVVFLGARDQDVLQYYYAAAEMLVIPSHYESFGMVALEAMACGTPVIASDVGGLSVLVQHNRTGLRVKVNDPAELARAIEKLMDDDVHRRRMGHAASCYAEAYAWPKVVEKLLGVYRELAEMGGR
- a CDS encoding oxidoreductase, with product MHISLDGKIVAIAGATGGLGPTVAAAFASAGATLSLVDRDASQLDALIALLGAPPEKHHRATVDLVDAEQTRAWAEQIRQRYGRVDAVLHLVGGYRGGQKIAHFPDDDWALLKQLLIETTWNVMRAFVEPLKASGGRFILVSSPQAQKPSHANAAYAACKAAGETLILALADEFRGTGATANIIVVNAILTPRMRTEKPDADYAQFTAAEDIASAMLYLCSDAAANMNGQRLSLFGAR
- a CDS encoding hypothetical protein (possible pseudo, frameshifted); this translates as MLGAIIGEKPSLLVSVTPDLTKKGLDAGKLIREIAPIVGGGGGGRPTLAQAGGKDPGKLGEALDRARRLLADLTLA
- a CDS encoding AI-2E family transporter, whose product is MQLNYKDEPKRFVRGRRSLRSCDILQITLISRSTARAILVGLTISLIVGLITVAGSALAPFLIGSVLVYLLLPAVNALERWMPRWAAILLLYVVGLLVVITLLILLVPSLISQTIRLTINVARPDQLEQLVAQIVVWYQTNVPGEFQSPLEQILRASLPGIQANLSTLATTTATFLLGQIRQVFSWLSFVVGLLIVPIWAFYVLNDVRKVRLFINRQLHYRIRADFWNVWSILDRALSAYIRGQLLLALIIGIAAAVSLLVINLVPGMKVDYILPLALWAGIAELVPMIGATLGAIPAVIVTLFVGGLPSALAVLIAFTIIQLVENNLLVPRVIGDSVGVHPAILIIMLVIFGKLFGLLGVIVAAPATAAARDLYRYAYHRLSNRSPAEARALVLSPARPVARPDRQPAAAAFMRERPLL
- a CDS encoding hypothetical protein (possible pseudo, frameshifted) — translated: MRNHTATHLLQASLRAVLGHHVSQQGSLVAPDRLRFDFSHNAPLTRDELDQVADMLNDAILSNLPVTARSMPYAQAIAAGALAFFSEKYGDVVRVVSIGGDGEQPWSMELCGGTHVHMTGEIGSAIIVSESAVSAGVRRIEALTGRGALEYARRQAHQLSEAARALGAAPDHLAEQVGKLVAQLHKAQKRLEQVQRELARARFAEQMAQARCATGRACSSRRCKRIRPS
- a CDS encoding GCN5 family N-acetyltransferase is translated as MTRSVSASMHKGRATVKIRKATPVDGDVLCELICALADYERLPRPDEAARQRLKRDAFGESPRFDAWLAEVDGRPVGYAITFFTYSTFLALPSLYLEDIFVLPEYRSQRIGAALFKHCAQVACDAGCGRMEWQVLHWNTPAIEFYERMGATRLQGWHPYRLTRADLERILRD